Sequence from the Maribacter aquivivus genome:
ACCTAAAGGTGTAGAAGTACCATGTGTATTAATAGCATCTACATCTTCAATTGATAGACCTGCATCTTTTAAACAGTTTTGCATTACTCTAACTACTCCTATCCCATCTGGGTGTGGTGCAGTCATATGGTAAGCATCACTTGTCATACCACCACCTGCTACTTCTGCATAAATTTTTGCTCCTCTAGCAACTGCATGCTCATATTCTTCAAGAACCAAAGCCCCTGCTCCTTCGCCTAAAACGAAACCATCTCTAGTTGCATCAAAAGGTCTTGAAGCTGTTTCTGGACTATCATTTCTTGTAGATAATGCGTGCATTGCCCCAAAACCACCCATACCTGCAATAGTTACGGCCGCCTCGCTACCACCTGTTACAATGACATCACAATGACCCAAACGTATATAGTTCAAGGCATCTATCATCGCATTTGCCGAAGAGGCACATGCTGAAACAGTTGTATAGTTAGGTCCCATAAAACCATGCTTTATAGAAATGTTTCCTGGTGCTATATCTGCAATCATCTTTGGTATAAAGAATGGATTGAATCTTGGTGTACCATCACCATTAGCAAAATTCATGACTTCGTTCTGGAAAGTTTCCAATCCTCCGATTCCTGCTCCCCAAATAACACCAACACGAAATTTATCAAGTTTTTCTAAATCTAATTTAGAATCAAGAATAGCTTCGTCAGAAGATACAAGTGCATATTGTGCAAATCTATCTAGCTTACGCCCTTCTTTTCTTTCAAAGTGATCTTCGGTTTTGTAGTTCTTCAACTCACATGCGAATTTTACTTTAAATTTTTCTGTATCGTAATAAGTAATTGGTGCCGATCCGCTTTTACCGCTAATCAAGGCATTCCAATACTCTTCAATATTATTACCTATTGGGGTAAGTGCCCCCAAACCTGTAACTACAACTCGCTTTAACTGCATTTAACTTTTGTTTGTTTAAATCTAAACCAAGCGTAAATTAAAAAAAATTATCCATGCGGAGTGTTTACCACATGGATAATTTGAATTCTATTTAAGAAAACATGCTTTACTTCGCTTCTTCTATGTAGCTGATCGCTTGACCAACAGTTGCGATATTCTCAGCTTGATCGTCTGGAATTTGGATATCAAATTCTTTTTCGAACTCCATTATCAACTCTACCGTGTCTAATGAATCTGCGCCTAAATCGTTAGTAAAGCTAGCTTCGGTTACCACTTCGTTTTCATCAACTCCTAATTTATCAACGATGATAGCTTTAACTCTTGATGCAATGTCTGACATAATAATATTTGTTTTAAAAATTTAAATTGAAGGCAAAAATAAAAAACTTTGGTTTAATTACACTAATTGTCGTTAAAATGTATGGTAATTTAATAAAATTAAAGACATGTGCTGTAATTTTACCTCATTAATATTTTGTTTCGGTAACGTTGATAAAAGGTATTGAAAAGTAGTGAGGTAATTAGAACTGTAAATGATAATCGTTTTTTTTCTAAATTCTGACAAGCTTTAAATTTGCTTTATTTGCCGAACTTTAATTTAATTGTTTGCTCTCTTAAAAGACCACTTGTATTGAAAACCAAAAAAATTATTCTTTTTGCCTCAGGTTCTGGATCTAATGTTGAAAACATTGCCAACTATTTTAAACTCCGCAAAGATGTTACTATATGCTGTGTATTAACTAACAAAAGCGATGCCAAAGTCATAGAACGGTGTAATAGACTTGAAATAAACGCTTTGTTCTTTAACCGCCAAGCGTTTTCTAAAAGTGACTTTATTTTAAATATGTTACAGTCTTTAGAGCCAGACCTTATTGTATTAGCTGGTTTTTTATGGAAAATACCAGAAGCTATCACGAATGCATTTCCAAAGCAAATCATTAATATTCATCCTGCACTATTACCTAAATACGGTGGCAAAGGTATGTATGGTATGAACGTTCATAATGCTGTTAAAAAACAAAAAGAGACTGAAACTGGCATTACCATACACTATGTAAATGCACAATACGATGAAGGCGCAATCATTAAACAAGCAAAAGCATCAATCGCTAATAACGATACCGCAGAAGATATTGCATCTAAAGTTCACCAATTAGAATATGAGTATTTCCCTAAAGTTATTGACGAAATTTTATCGAAACAGTAATGGCTAAAAAAGGAAAATTCTATGTCGTCTGGAAAGGTAAAAAGCCAGGTATTTTCGATTCTTGGAAGGAATGCAAAAAATCTATTGCAAACTATGCCGGTGCAGAATACAAATCTTTTGAATCTTTTGACGTCGCCAAAAAAGCCTACAATGGTAATTATGCTGATTTTAAAGGAAAGAAAAAAATAGCACCTTCATTATCTAAAGAGGAGTTGGCAAGAATAGGTCAACCTAATTATCATTCTATTTCTGTTGATGCTGCTTCTAGCGGAAACCCCGGCGTTATGGAATACCAAGGTGTAGATACTAAAACGGGTAAAAAATTATTTAAACAAGGTCCTTTTCCACAAGGCACTAATAATATTGGGGAGTTTTTAGCACTGGTTCACGGGCTAGCATTTTTAAAAGAGCGTAATAGTGACCGTATTATCTACACAGATTCTAGAACAGCCATGAGTTGGGTGCGCAAAAAGAAATGCAACACAAAGCTAACAGTATCTGCCAAAAACAAAAATCTCTTTGAACTTGTTGATAGGGCTGTTGAATGGTTAAAGAAAAACCAATATAGTACTGTTATCGTAAAATGGGAAACAAAAGCTTGGGGAGAAATTCCTGCCGATTTTGGTAGGAAATAGCCGGCATTTCATATCAACAATTCACCTTTGATAACTATTACCATTTGTATTTGAAAAACCATTTTAATTAGCCCTTCAAAATCGTATATTTGCAGCTTAAATTTTTACAATTTTATGGGCAAGCTTTTAATAGTAGGTACTGTCGCTTTTGACGCCATCGAAACTCCTTTTGGAAAAACAGATAAAATATTGGGCGGCGCAGCTACCTATATTGGCTTAGCAGCATCTCAATTCGATGTAGATTCAGCTATTATTTCTATTGTAGGTGATGATTTACCACAAGAATATTTAAATCTTTTAACTGACAGAGGTATTGACATTTCTGGCTTGGAAATCGTAAAAGGTGGCAAAACTTTCTTCTGGAAAGGTAAATACCATAACGATTTAAATTCTAGAGATACTCTTGTTACAGAATTGAACACCCTAGAAGATTTCAACCCTGTAGTTCCTGAAGATTATAATGATGCCGATGTTGTTATGCTAGGTAATCTCCACCCAATTGTTCAATTAGGTGTAATTAATCAGATGAAAAAACGACCAAAATTAATCATATTGGACACCATGAATTTTTGGATGGACAATGCTTTGAATGATTTAATGGAGGTCATTAAACATATAGATGTATTAACTATTAATGATGAGGAAGCTAGACAATTAACTGGCGAATACTCATTAGTTAAAGCAGCTCAAAAGATTTTTACCATGGGGCCTAAATATGTGGTCATCAAAAAAGGAGAACACGGTGCTTTGTTATTTAATGAAGACCAAATATTCTTTGCACCGGCATTACCTTTAGAAGAGGTATTTGACCCAACTGGTGCAGGTGATACTTTTGCTGGTGGATTTTCAGGCTACTTAGCAGCAAGCGATGATAGTTCTTTTGAGAATATGAAGAAGGCTATTATACACGGATCCAATTTGGCATCCTTTAGTGTTGAAAAATTTGGCACAGAAAGAATGGTTGACTTAGATCGTAAAGAAATTAGAGAGAGACTACATCAGTTTAAAAGACTGACTCAGTTTGATATAGAATTACAATAATCCCCTTGCCTCAATTTTTTGGGGCTTTTTTAATACCAAAAACAATGAGTGACGCAATTAAGCATGAGTGTGGTATTTCTGTAATACGGTTATTAAAACCACTAGAGTATTACAAGGAAAAATATGGAACAGCATTTTATGGTGTAAATAAAATGTATCTAATGATGGAAAAACAGCACAATCGCGGTCAAGATGGTGCAGGTTTTGCTAGTATAAAATTAGATGTAGAAGCTGGGGAACGTTACATGAGCCGTGTACGCTCATGTCAACAACAACCTATACAAGATATTTTTGCCCAAATCAACGACCGTATCAATTCTGAGCTTAAAGAGCATCCGGAGTATGAAGATGATGTTGCTTTGCAAAAAAAGCACATACCTTATATAGGAGAATTACTTTTAGGGCATGTACGTTATGGAACTTTTGGTAAAAACAGTATTGAAAGTGTTCACCCATTTTTAAGACAAAACAATTGGATGCACCGTAACCTTATTGTTGCAGGTAACTTCAACATGACCAATGTTCACGAACTGTTCGATAATTTAATTCAGTTAGGGCAACATCCAAAAGAAATGGCCGATACGGTGACCGTAATGGAAAAGATAGGTCATTTTCTAGATGATGCGGTTGCCAAACTATACAAGCAAATTAAAAAAGAAGGATACACTAAACAAGAAGCTTCTCCCCTTATAGCCGAACGTTTAAAGGTGTACAAAATATTAAGAAGGGCTGCCAAAAATTTTGATGGTGGTTACGCAATGGCCGGTTTACTTGGTCATGGTGATGCTTTTGTATTAAGAGATCCAAGCGGCATTAGACCTGCATACTACTATAGAGATGACGAAGTTGTTGTTGTAGCATCAGAAAGACCAGCAATACAAACCGTATTCAATGTACCTTACGACGAGGTGAAAGAATTGGATCCCGGTGCTGCTATCATTATTAAAAAGAATGGTACAAGCGATATTAAACAAATACTAGAACCTAAAGAGCGAAAGGCATGTTCTTTTGAACGTATCTATTTCTCTAGAGGTAGTGATAAAGAAATTTACCAAGAGCGTAAAGCTTTAGGTAAGTTGGTATTCCCTCAAATATTAGAAGCAATTAACGAGGATATAAAGAATACCGTTTTTTCTTATATCCCAAATACAGCCGAAACTTCTTTCTACGGAATGGTAAAAGAAGCTCAAAATTACCTGAACAAGAAAAAGGAAGAGCAAATACTAGCTCTAGGTACAGGTATTACAGGTGAACAATTGCATGAAATACTAGATGTACGCCCTAGAATAGAGAAAGTTGCCATTAAAGATGCGAAGCTTAGAACATTTATTACTCAAGATAGTAGTAGAGATGATCTTGTAGCGCACGTCTATGACATTTCTTATGGATCAGTAAAGAAAGGTGATAACCTAGTTATTATAGATGATAGTATTGTTCGTGGTACTACGCTTAAAAAGAGTATCCTAAGAATATTAGATAGATTATCACCTAAGAAAATTATCGTTGTATCATCTGCACCGCAAATTAGATACCCAGATTGTTATGGTATTGATATGGCCAAGCTAGAAGACTTTATTGCCTTCAAAGCAGCTTTAGCTTTACACGAAGACAATAATTCTATGCATTTTGTAGAAGATATCTACAAAAAGTGCTTAACACAGGTTAATAGTCATGATAACGATGTAATTAACTACGTTAAAGAATTCTATGCTCCGTTTACAGCGAAACAAATTTCTAAGAAAACTGGAGAATTACTTAGCCCTGAGGGAATAAACGCTGAAGTGTCTATTATTTACCAAACCATTGAAAACCTACATGAGGCTTGCCCTAAAAACTTAGGAGATTGGTATTTTACCGGTAACTACCCAACACCAGGAGGAAATAGAGTAGTAAATAAGGCATTTATAAACTTTTATGAAGGCAACAACGAACGCGCATATTAAATAATATATCGATGAAATGCACTCTATTTATGTATTTCATCGATGAATATAGTATTTTAACGACTGAATGGTCGATTTGAATTAACCAGCTTTACATTTAGAGCTACCATAGCATAAGTAGGTTAAGTTCATGGTAAGATTTGGGGCAAAAAAGGTGGAGGTTTCTCCACCTTTTTTATTTGTCATATTTTTCCTCTCTACCAAGTTGTAATCCGTTTCTTCACAAAGCTCTTTTTAACGTTATTACGAGACTTTCAGCCAATACCTTTTACATTCACTACCAAGCCTATTACATTTACAGAACCATAGCATAAGTAGGTTAAGTTCATGGTAAGATTTGGGGAAAAGGACGGAGCAATGCTCCGTCTTTTTATTTTACAGCCATTTCTAACTTCTCAACAACACAAAATCTTCCTAAACTTTCAATTCTAGCATTACAACTTAAGTTTGCG
This genomic interval carries:
- a CDS encoding acyl carrier protein — encoded protein: MSDIASRVKAIIVDKLGVDENEVVTEASFTNDLGADSLDTVELIMEFEKEFDIQIPDDQAENIATVGQAISYIEEAK
- a CDS encoding amidophosphoribosyltransferase, which gives rise to MSDAIKHECGISVIRLLKPLEYYKEKYGTAFYGVNKMYLMMEKQHNRGQDGAGFASIKLDVEAGERYMSRVRSCQQQPIQDIFAQINDRINSELKEHPEYEDDVALQKKHIPYIGELLLGHVRYGTFGKNSIESVHPFLRQNNWMHRNLIVAGNFNMTNVHELFDNLIQLGQHPKEMADTVTVMEKIGHFLDDAVAKLYKQIKKEGYTKQEASPLIAERLKVYKILRRAAKNFDGGYAMAGLLGHGDAFVLRDPSGIRPAYYYRDDEVVVVASERPAIQTVFNVPYDEVKELDPGAAIIIKKNGTSDIKQILEPKERKACSFERIYFSRGSDKEIYQERKALGKLVFPQILEAINEDIKNTVFSYIPNTAETSFYGMVKEAQNYLNKKKEEQILALGTGITGEQLHEILDVRPRIEKVAIKDAKLRTFITQDSSRDDLVAHVYDISYGSVKKGDNLVIIDDSIVRGTTLKKSILRILDRLSPKKIIVVSSAPQIRYPDCYGIDMAKLEDFIAFKAALALHEDNNSMHFVEDIYKKCLTQVNSHDNDVINYVKEFYAPFTAKQISKKTGELLSPEGINAEVSIIYQTIENLHEACPKNLGDWYFTGNYPTPGGNRVVNKAFINFYEGNNERAY
- a CDS encoding PfkB family carbohydrate kinase encodes the protein MGKLLIVGTVAFDAIETPFGKTDKILGGAATYIGLAASQFDVDSAIISIVGDDLPQEYLNLLTDRGIDISGLEIVKGGKTFFWKGKYHNDLNSRDTLVTELNTLEDFNPVVPEDYNDADVVMLGNLHPIVQLGVINQMKKRPKLIILDTMNFWMDNALNDLMEVIKHIDVLTINDEEARQLTGEYSLVKAAQKIFTMGPKYVVIKKGEHGALLFNEDQIFFAPALPLEEVFDPTGAGDTFAGGFSGYLAASDDSSFENMKKAIIHGSNLASFSVEKFGTERMVDLDRKEIRERLHQFKRLTQFDIELQ
- the fabF gene encoding beta-ketoacyl-ACP synthase II; the protein is MQLKRVVVTGLGALTPIGNNIEEYWNALISGKSGSAPITYYDTEKFKVKFACELKNYKTEDHFERKEGRKLDRFAQYALVSSDEAILDSKLDLEKLDKFRVGVIWGAGIGGLETFQNEVMNFANGDGTPRFNPFFIPKMIADIAPGNISIKHGFMGPNYTTVSACASSANAMIDALNYIRLGHCDVIVTGGSEAAVTIAGMGGFGAMHALSTRNDSPETASRPFDATRDGFVLGEGAGALVLEEYEHAVARGAKIYAEVAGGGMTSDAYHMTAPHPDGIGVVRVMQNCLKDAGLSIEDVDAINTHGTSTPLGDVAELKAITKVFGEHAKDININSTKSMTGHLLGAAGAIEAIASILAMEHGIVPPTINHTTVDENIDPSLNLTLNKAQKRDVKVAMSNTFGFGGHNACVVFKKID
- a CDS encoding ribonuclease H1 domain-containing protein produces the protein MAKKGKFYVVWKGKKPGIFDSWKECKKSIANYAGAEYKSFESFDVAKKAYNGNYADFKGKKKIAPSLSKEELARIGQPNYHSISVDAASSGNPGVMEYQGVDTKTGKKLFKQGPFPQGTNNIGEFLALVHGLAFLKERNSDRIIYTDSRTAMSWVRKKKCNTKLTVSAKNKNLFELVDRAVEWLKKNQYSTVIVKWETKAWGEIPADFGRK
- the purN gene encoding phosphoribosylglycinamide formyltransferase, with protein sequence MKTKKIILFASGSGSNVENIANYFKLRKDVTICCVLTNKSDAKVIERCNRLEINALFFNRQAFSKSDFILNMLQSLEPDLIVLAGFLWKIPEAITNAFPKQIINIHPALLPKYGGKGMYGMNVHNAVKKQKETETGITIHYVNAQYDEGAIIKQAKASIANNDTAEDIASKVHQLEYEYFPKVIDEILSKQ